The genomic DNA CCGGCGCCGGCGGGCCGGGATGTGCCGTTCCGGATCACCACCGAACTCGCGCCTTCGCCGTGGGCGCGTGGACGCCAGTTGTTGATGATCGGCCTGCGCGGCTACGACGTGCCGCGCACCACGCTGCCTGCGGCCAACCTGGTGTTCCTCATCGACACCTCCGGCTCGATGGGCGCGCCGGACAAGCTGCCACTGCTGCAGAAGGCATTCGCCGAACTGGTGCAGCAGCTGCGCCCGCAGGATCGGGTGAGCCTGGTCGCCTACGCCGGCTCGGCCGGCCTGGTGCTTCCCCCCACGCCCGGCGACCGCAAGGCCGAGATCCTCTCGGCACTGGGCAACCTGCAGGCGGGCGGCAGCACCCATGGCAGTGCCGGGCTGCAGCTGGCCTACGAGACCGCACGCCAGGCCCACGTGCAGGGCGGGATCAACCGCGTGATCCTGGCGACGGACGGGGACTTCAACGTGGGCCTCGTCGACCGTGCGGCACTGGAGACCTATGTCGCCGACCAGCGCCGCAGCGGCATCGCACTCAGCACGCTCGGGTTCGGCCGGGGCAACTACCACGACGCGATGGCGGAGCGGCTGGCCGATGTCGGCGACGGGCAGCACGCCTATATCGACACCCTGCAGGAGGCGCGCAAGGTGCTGGTGGAGGAACTGTCGTCCACCCTGCTGACCATCGCCAACGACGTCAAGGTGCAGGTGGAGTTCGATCCTGCCCGCGTGGCCGAATACCGCCTGATCGGCTACGAGAACCGCCTGCTTCGCGAGGAGGATTTCGCCAACGACCGCGTCGATGCCGGCGACATCGGCGCCGGCCACGAGGTCACCGCGCTGTACGAGATCGTGCCGGTCGGTTCGGCCGACGCGTGGCTGTCGCCGCGTCGCTACGGCGCGCCCGCGCCCTCGACCGCACCCGCGACCGCCGGCGAAATCGCCCGCGTCAGCCTGCGTTACAGGCTGCCGGGCGAGACGCGCAGCCGGCTGGTGGACACCGCGGTGCGCAGCGCCGATCTCCGGCCCCAGGCCGGCGAATCACTGCGCTTCGCAGCGGCGGTCGCCGCCTATGCCGATGCACTGCGCGGGGGTACCCATCTGGGCGACTGGGGCTGGGACGACATCCGGCGCGAGGTCGCCGCTGCGCGCGGCGATGATCCGTGGGGGCTGCGGGGCGAACTGCTGGGGCTGGTCGACCTCGCTCGTGCCCATGCCGACATCGCGCCCACCGCACCCGCCGTGACCGCTCAGCCTTCCGGTGCAGGCCGGCCGAACAGGTAGCCCTGCCCGAAGTTGCAGCCGAGCTGCGCGAGCAGTTCGCGCTGTTCCTCGCGCTCGATGCCCTCGCCGATGGTCTCGATCCCCAGCGTGCCGGCCAGTGCCAGGATCGCGCGCACCAGCGCCAGGCTTTCGGCGCGCGAGGCACCCACCAGCCCGGCGACGAAGCTCTGGTCGATCTTGATCGACTGGATCGGGAACCGGTGCAGGTACGACAGTGCCGAGAAGCCGGTACCGAAATCGTCCAGCAGCGCCAGCACGCCGCGGTCGCGCAGCGCGTTGAGCGTGCGCAGCGCGCGCGGGGAGTCGTCGAGCAGCGCGACCTCGGTGATCTCGATGCGCAACCGCCGCGGGTCGGCGCCGGCATCGTCGAGCAGCTGCAGCAGCCGCTCGGCGAAGTCGTCGGAGACGAAATGGCGCGGCGACACATTGATGGAAACATAACCGTGCGCCTGCCGGCTCAGCCAGCGCACCACGTGCCGGTACATCAACCAGTCGACCTGGGCGATCAGGCCGGTGTCCTCGCCGACGCCGATGAACTGTGGCGGGGCCAGCAGCCCGCGCTGTTCGTGATGCCAGCGCAGCAGCGCCTCGTGGCCGACCACCGCGCCATCGGACAGCCGCACGATCGGCTGGAAGTACGGCTCGAAATCGTCCGACAGGATGGCGCGGCGCAGGTCCGCCTCGAGGTCGAGCAGGCGCATCGCCTCGGCGCGCATCTCCTCGTCGAAGAGTTCGCTGCGGTCGCGCCCACGCGCCTTGGCGCGGTACATGGCGGCGTCGGCGTCGCGCAGCATCTCCTCGCCGTGGCGGTAGCGCGGTTGCCAGAACGCGATGCCGATGCTGGCCGACGGGAACAGCTCGCGCCCGGCCACCCACATCGGCCTGCCGATCTCGGCCAGCAGCCGCGAGGCCACGCGCTGCGCGGTCTCCGCGGCCGGCACGTCCTGCAGCAGCACCGCGAACTCGTCGCCGCCCAGGCGCGCCACCGTGTCGGCACCCGAGAGCGCACGCCGCACGCGCCGGCCGACCTCGACCAGCAGGTCGTCGCCCGCGGCGTGGCCGATGCTGTCGTTGACCAGCTTGAAGCGGTCCAGGTCGAAGAACAGCACCGCGAACGCCCGCGCGTTGCCGGCCTGCACCGCGGCGATGGCCGCGTCCAGGCGCTCCAGCAGGTGTTCGCGGTTGGGCAGGCCGGTGAGCTGGTCGTGGCGTGCCTGGTGGATCAGCCGCTGCTCGGCGCGGGTGCGTTCGCCGACCAGCGCCTGCAGCTCGCGGTTGGCCTCCTGCAGCTCGCGGGTACGCGCCTGCACCCGCGATTCCAGCTCGGCATGCGCGGCCTTGAGCGATTCCTGTGCGCGCTTGCGCGACAGCGCGCTGCCGATATGGCGGGCCACGAAGGTCAGCAGTTCCTGGTCGCGCTCGTCGAACAGGATGTGCGGCGAATAGCTCTGCACCGCGATCGCGCCGATCACCGTCTCGTCGCGCGACAGCGGCACGCCCAGCCAGCAGTGCGCGCGCGTGCCCTGGCTGTGCACGTCGCCGCTGGCCTGCAGGCGGTCGATGGTGGCGCGGTCGGCCAGCATCGGCTGGCCGGAGCGGATCACGAACTCGGTCAGGCCGTTGGAGAGCCGGCGCGGCGGGCGCACCGGGTCGCGCTCGTCCACCGAGTACGGGAACTCGATGCGCTCGCCGTCGCCCACCAGCATCGCGATGTAGAAGTTCTCCGCATACACCAGGCCGTTGACCACCTCGTGCACGTCGGCATAGAAGCGCAGCAGGCTGCCGGCACTGACCGACATCTCGCTGATGCGGAACAGGGCGCGCTGCAGGCGCTCGGCGCGCTGGCGTTCCACGATCTCGTCCTGCAGCACCGCATTGGCCCGTTGCAGTTCGACGGTGCGCTGGCGCACGCGGCGCTCGAGTTCGCGCTGCGCATGCTTGCGGTCGAGCGCGGTCAGGATGTGCTGGGCCACGTATTCCAGCAGCGCGCGGTCCTCGTGGGTGTAGCTGTCGGGGCGGTTGTAGCTCTGCACCACGATGGCGCCGGCCACCCGCGCCTCGCGCCGGACCGGCACGCCCAGCCAGTCGGCGCTTTCCGGGCCCTGGTTGCCGTCGCGCGGCACGTCGAGCTGGGCGCGGATGGTGTCGGACGGCCCCATCACCGGCTGGCCATGTCGCAGCAGTGCCGCGGTCAGGCTGTTGGGCATCTCCGAAAGCGGGATGTCGTCGTCCGGATCCGGCCGCCAGGGGTCGTTCTGGTCGGCGAAGTACAGGAACCGCATCGTCGCGTGCACATCGTCGTAGAGCGCGATGTAGAAGTTCTCGGCCGACATAAGCGATGCCACCAGCACGTGGATGCGGCTGAGCATGTCGCGCATTTCCAGCGTGGAGCTGGCGAGGTCGGCGATCTCGTACAGCGCCTGCTGCAGGCGTTCGGACTTGCGCAGCGTGCGGATCTGCGCGCTCGCCAGTTCCGCGCGGGTGACCAGCACGAGCGCCGCGCGTGCCGGCGCCACCCAGCGCTGCAGGTCGCCGGGATCGGCACGCCGCGGCGGATCCACCGCCACCGCCACCCGCGTGCCGGCGTCTTCCCAGAGGATGTCGAAGGGGTGGCGGTCGGGGTCGGGATGCACACCCGCCAGCGCCACCGAGGCACGCGCGTGCAGATGGTCGGCGGCGCCGGGCGTCGCGACCTGCCCGCTCTGCAGGCGCGGATCGCACCAGTGCACGGCCATGTCGGCGCC from Luteimonas sp. YGD11-2 includes the following:
- a CDS encoding EAL domain-containing protein, with translation MALLPAGADMAVHWCDPRLQSGQVATPGAADHLHARASVALAGVHPDPDRHPFDILWEDAGTRVAVAVDPPRRADPGDLQRWVAPARAALVLVTRAELASAQIRTLRKSERLQQALYEIADLASSTLEMRDMLSRIHVLVASLMSAENFYIALYDDVHATMRFLYFADQNDPWRPDPDDDIPLSEMPNSLTAALLRHGQPVMGPSDTIRAQLDVPRDGNQGPESADWLGVPVRREARVAGAIVVQSYNRPDSYTHEDRALLEYVAQHILTALDRKHAQRELERRVRQRTVELQRANAVLQDEIVERQRAERLQRALFRISEMSVSAGSLLRFYADVHEVVNGLVYAENFYIAMLVGDGERIEFPYSVDERDPVRPPRRLSNGLTEFVIRSGQPMLADRATIDRLQASGDVHSQGTRAHCWLGVPLSRDETVIGAIAVQSYSPHILFDERDQELLTFVARHIGSALSRKRAQESLKAAHAELESRVQARTRELQEANRELQALVGERTRAEQRLIHQARHDQLTGLPNREHLLERLDAAIAAVQAGNARAFAVLFFDLDRFKLVNDSIGHAAGDDLLVEVGRRVRRALSGADTVARLGGDEFAVLLQDVPAAETAQRVASRLLAEIGRPMWVAGRELFPSASIGIAFWQPRYRHGEEMLRDADAAMYRAKARGRDRSELFDEEMRAEAMRLLDLEADLRRAILSDDFEPYFQPIVRLSDGAVVGHEALLRWHHEQRGLLAPPQFIGVGEDTGLIAQVDWLMYRHVVRWLSRQAHGYVSINVSPRHFVSDDFAERLLQLLDDAGADPRRLRIEITEVALLDDSPRALRTLNALRDRGVLALLDDFGTGFSALSYLHRFPIQSIKIDQSFVAGLVGASRAESLALVRAILALAGTLGIETIGEGIEREEQRELLAQLGCNFGQGYLFGRPAPEG
- a CDS encoding VWA domain-containing protein, which gives rise to MAGSERYAPRTDNPVQRTAEAPVSTFSVDVDTGSYSNVRRMLRQGVRPPADAVRAEEFINYFRYDHPAPAGRDVPFRITTELAPSPWARGRQLLMIGLRGYDVPRTTLPAANLVFLIDTSGSMGAPDKLPLLQKAFAELVQQLRPQDRVSLVAYAGSAGLVLPPTPGDRKAEILSALGNLQAGGSTHGSAGLQLAYETARQAHVQGGINRVILATDGDFNVGLVDRAALETYVADQRRSGIALSTLGFGRGNYHDAMAERLADVGDGQHAYIDTLQEARKVLVEELSSTLLTIANDVKVQVEFDPARVAEYRLIGYENRLLREEDFANDRVDAGDIGAGHEVTALYEIVPVGSADAWLSPRRYGAPAPSTAPATAGEIARVSLRYRLPGETRSRLVDTAVRSADLRPQAGESLRFAAAVAAYADALRGGTHLGDWGWDDIRREVAAARGDDPWGLRGELLGLVDLARAHADIAPTAPAVTAQPSGAGRPNR